The region TGGATGAATGACTGCATCAATTATGGAATAGAGCTCTATTTAGAAAAATTAGTGAATTACTTAGGATATCCTGGACTATACTAGCAAATAAATCACAAAAGTacaattgtttaaaaagtataaaagtttattttctatataacaGTTCTAATGTGTCTTCTTAGTAGATGGTGTCTGTCCTAGATGTGGCAAACTTTGGACACAGGCTCATGCTGCCTTGTGACTCAGCCATCCCATTCTGCCTCCTGGCCTTTCACATCAGTTGACAATAGGGCAAAGACAGTGTGAAGAAAATCCAGAACTGGAACAACTGGGTGGGTTGGCTGAAGTTCAGTCACATGACAATGCCTCAATGCAAGGGATGTTGGGAAGTGTAGTCTAGCTGACTGCCCCAGTGGGATTCAGATTAGGGTAAGCAGCTAATGGTCTGCCACAATTAATATTCCTCAGGTTGGATCAAAGAAGAGAGAACCAGTAGTCAAGCAGTTAAGAAAGCATTACAATATTGCAGGTAGAACATGACAGTGGTCAAAACTGAAGCACTGAGACAATGATTATAAAAGTTATtatgaatgattttattttattttaaatatattgtccATTACCACTTACCcgcttataccctcttccacctccacccactccctgccccacagtaatcaccaccctgttgtccatatccatgagtcctttgccttttttgctccatccttcCACCCCCAAACTTCTCCTAgagctgtcatcctactctctatttatgagtctttctttattttgtttgttaattcagttggttcatttgattccacatatgaatgaaatcatttggcatttgtctttctctgactgctttatttcatgtaacataatattctccaggtctggCCACACCgccacaaagggtaaaatgtttttcttttttatggccaagtagaattccattgtgtaaatgtcccatagttgttttatccactcgtctactgatggacacttgggctgcttctgaatcttggcaattgtgaataatgctgcactTACAAATTATTTCAACTGAACAATCAACAAGATCAGATGTAGGTGAGAAGTAAATTGGGTGAGTGTGCCTGTGGACATCCACAGATGGACAACCCATAGAATAAACCTGCATAGAATTCAAGAGGTATTGACTGCAAACAGATTGTTGCATGGAATGAGAACTATTCCATAATAGtcttcttggaaaagataaaaatgaacaagataTGGTCCTCCTCCTCAAAACACATTTGCAGTCTACTTAGGTTGGATGTACACAGTATAAGGTTTGGTCAGACAGGTTGACAAGGTGATTGAATGTGGAAATATGGAAAAAAGAGATTCAGCCCACAGATACAGATCTGAGATTCTACTAAGGGGCAAGTGAAGTCATGATGGAGTTGGATGATTCagccaagaaaataataaagaaaggtagaaggttaaagagaaaaaacatcatGATTACATATATTTGAGgatttgaaataaagataaaagtctATCAAAGGtgaatgtctatttttaaatgggTAAGAAGGGAAGTAAATCCACGGGTCTTGCTTTGACATGGCCTAACCCAGTGGTCTTTGTGATTTACAATCTTTTGATGCCAGTTAAACACCTGTTACCTGCTGGTTCTGGGCTCATCCTGAGTTTGGTCAGTGGAAAAATTTGTACTTGTCTAGGGTGCCCACTGATCTTCCTTCACTCTGGAATAGTTTTTCAAAGACTCCAAAATGCTGTTCTTTCCTCttcatgtataataaaattagcATGTGGTTCTGACTCCTCCATTAAGATATGAGGTCCTTGAGGGCAGATACTATGccatatataaacaaatgggcaactaaactgtatttttcacatatttatacTATTTCTGTGAGGTCTATCAAAGCATCTAGACCCTAGGTGGTTGGATGATAGTCCTGCGGTTGGAAAGGTGGGCACCACTGATTCAAGATTGATTATTTCTTGCACAGAAGCATCCTGGGCCAACTGTCAATTAGTCCCACTGACCAAAAAGaattctccctcccaccccaccccaaacatCAACATATTTGCCTATTTCTGAATTTAGTCACCCAGGTTTAGACACAACAAATAAGGGAGTCAAAAGAGGTGGATGAGGATGATTATTAAACATAGCAACTTCATTAATAATTTGGACTTCTCTCATTTTTCCTGCTAAAGAATCCATGAGAGGAGACAATAGGTCTTCTACTCTGGATTTTATTCTCCTTGGAGTCAGCAGGCAGCAGGAACAGGAAGActtctttttcatccttttccCCTTCATTTACCCCATCACACTGATTGGAAACCTGCTCATCATCTTGGCCATTCGCTCTGACATTAGACTTCACAACCCCATGTATTTCCTCCTTGCTAACCTTTCCTTTGTTGacatcttcttttcttctgtaaCCATCCCTAAGATGCTGGCCAACCATCTCTTGGGTACCAAAGCCATCTCCTTTGGGGGCTGTCTAACACAGATGTATTTCATGATTGCCTTGGGTAACACAGATAGCTATATCCTGGCTGCGATGGCATATGACCGTGCAGCAGCCATCAGCCGCCCACTTCATTACACAACAAATATGAGCCTACGAACTTGTGTCCTGCTAGCCATTGTGTCTTGGTTCATTGGAAACCTGAAtgccctcccccacactctgCTCACAGCTAGTCTGTCCTTCTGTGGCAACCAGGAAGTGGCCAATTTCTACTGTGACATTACCCCTTTGCTCAAGCTGTCCTGTTCTGACATCCACTTTAATGTGAAGATGATGTACCTCGGGGCTGCTGTTTTCTCTGTGCCATTGCTATGCATCATCATTTCCTATGTTCAGGTCTTTGCCACAGTCTTACATGTCCTATCCACCAAGGGGTGTGCTCAGAGCCTTCtctacctgtggctcccacctCACAGTGGTTTCTTTGTATTATGGGACAGTCATGGGAATGTACTTCCACCCTCTGACCAGTTACAGCTTAAAAGATGCTGTGATAACTGTGATGTACATCGCAGTGACCCCAGTGTTAAATCCTTTCATCTATAGTCTGAGAAATCAGGACATGAAACTCTTCAGTAAGAGAATCTCTGTGTAAGCAATGAAAGTTTACACATTGGAGACTGCAGTCACCAATTAAAATGCACTTGGAAATCCAACCCTAGTATACTCCCATTTCAAAAAGCCACATCCGCCCTTTCTagctaaaaattctttttctcagatatttttaaCAGTTTGTGATTCATCTTACTGAAATTGTCACTTTGTCCACAATGTCCTTCGGCAGAGTGGCAGCACAGGATATTGGGTTCATGTCTCAGCTGTTGCACTGACTCTCAGAAGAAAGTGGAAAAGGTCTGAAGCTCTGCTTCTACATccacatttatgaaaataatctCTGCCTTCCACTATCACAGGATGTGAGTAAAAGACTTCTTTATTTGAAGAATATAAATCACTAGTCAAATGTCCATTTTTATCAAGGTATGATGGTTAATCATCTCCACTAGGCTTATCATGTGCTGAGGGCAGGTCTTAACACATCATTGTACCTTTCATGATTTTGGTCATACAAAGTATATCCAATAACTTCTGGTGGAAAgtggaatgaacaaatgaaaatatcgGTCTCTGGAATGTAATGTGATAATGATCAGATATAATCATACCAGACATTATTACCATAATGTCATACCAGCACATCCATATAATCTTTAAATAAGCACACCTGGGGCGATATTTTTGTTCATGCTCTATTGTGGATTAAACTAGACTGTTTCTAAAGAGCATAATACTTTCtctaaaatctttctaaaatgacaCTCATCAATAGTTATTGATTTTCAAGTAATAATTATTCTAatgtaaataatgtttaaaaagcattcatttaattaaatataaaatgaaataaagctacAGCAACGAAAATTCAGGTGTCAAATAATaagtgaagaaaaggggacaTATTAAAAatggagggaggttgggagggctgggggatggggaggagtgaggggaaaaggcagaaaactgtacttgagaaacaataaaaaataaatgatgtgacCATGTTTCCTCAGAGTGGCCCAGGCTAGGTGAGGCTTTTCTTCTGAATGACCTGCACTGATTATGTGGGTGATGTCCCCAAAACAGAGGTGGTTAACCCAGCAGGTCAGTAAATACCCACTGAGGAACTCCACTAACTATGATTTGATTCTATTCATGAGAAAATTATaaagctttttcaaaatattaataaaatataaatgatcatcCTTAAATATCATACTCTCAAAGGGAATAACACTTGGAAGAGATGGGTTGAGTGTATCTTAGAACAGAGTGCAGGTTGTTTTATTATCTACTATTTCTAACTAccagtaaaaacataaaattattaccTTCTACAGATAATTCACATTGCCAAGAATTGTCCATGAATATTAGAAGATGATATTATTCACCTTTAATGCTTTCTGAGCCTCTAAAATACCAAGGGTGAGACCTATCTCAATTATCCTCTTTTTAACCAAATATGATTTGGTTACAAAATGCATATGAATCTGTGTGTGAATGCATGACCAAAGCATGGAGGGCATTTTCAAAGTTGGCTATTGAAAATGTTACACACACGTATGGTCTCTTTGTCCATATGAGAATGTGAAAACTGGAGATCTCTTTTGCTCTGCTGTAGCTTCACCACTTGAGGCTAACATATGAGGGTggacccccaaaatggaatttatcaaGATGTTTTGtcccactactcaaaacagtagtcttgaattcattgattctGATGCCTTCTagtttttctgccattttttctttcacctcttacACAGCAGCAAAGGattttcctttgaggacattttcatccagggaaacaaacaaaaaacttttgCTCAGGGAGAGATCAGGTGTATAGTGAGGGTGGGGAACAAGGGTCATGCCACTTGgggtttttggtcaaaaacatgCTGGGCAatatgggcaggtgcactcacaAATCACCCATaaggaaatgggcaaatgtgttgaaagactcttcaaaaaaaaatgcaatgggGCCGAACACAACTTCTCACAACTGGTACACGGacacagatggattcctagaaaaCCCACATAGCatgagaagcctgtactacagaAGGCCCACCCCCAGAAGATATTTCTGCattttggggggtctcccctcatataGTAACTACTTAATGCATTggtattaaattaataaatgaatctTGCAATACTATGTTTAAATAATGAATGCAAAAAAGCTAGTTTCCTGTTGTGGTTAAACTAAAAAAAGTcaaatactttgaaatatttcaaatatttttcatagtaaaatatTAAGTGCCAAGAGGATGgcataaaagaaaaactgaggttTGTCTCTTCAGAGGGCTTCCAGCATTCTGCGCAAGTGTCTAATGTTCTGTGTAAAAACAGGGAGCTAGGGAGCCACTCTCTGCAGGCCAGGCAacatttttctcggcttctgtgaaggggagggaaacttgcagatcggtggagaaacagagcaagtggactaggttaccgattcacttttgaaagcaggacatcaaaaattattgtgatcatggAAAAAGCAGacgatcacaaaaaagagtaggaggaagctgtgaacaccaggatacatgaaggagattgcaccactgaatctcacaaatattctaccacagaagttcacaccataattacagggaatcagaacagatcaaattaacaaacaagaagaaaaaagaagaaacacacgagcaatgagaaaacaaagaaacaacccccaactgaagggaaatgaggaaacctcaggaaaaatgctaaatgaaatagaggcaactcaactatcagacagtgagttcaaaacaatgattaccaggaagttcaatgaactcacattgagttttcagaaattagagggaaactacatcaatctcacagcaaactatataaacatgaaaaggaaatagaaactctcaacaagggccaagaggaaatgaagaatacaatttctgaactgaagaacacagtagaaggaatgaaaagcaggatcgatgaagcagaagattggattagcgagctggaggacaaagtagaaaacaacatccagaaagagtaagaaaaggaaaagaggctcagaaagaatgaagagggattaagagaaatgcaaaacaatatgaaacgtaataacatctgcataatagggatgccagaaggagaagaagaaaagcaagggatccaaaacctagttgaacatgtaatgaaggagaacttccctaatttgatgagagaaaaagtcacacaaatccaggaaacacagagagtcccaatcaagaggaacccaaagaggcccacctcaagacacatcataattaacatggcaaaatttcaagacaaattgagaatcttaaaggcagcaagggagaaaaaggaagtaacatacaagggagccccaataaggctaacagctgacttctcaatggaatcacttcaagccagaagagaatggcaagaaatactccaggtaatgagaaccagaggtctgcaaccaaggctgctatatccagcaaggctctagatcaagatagaaggccaaataagaagcttcccagacaaaagcagtctaaaagaatacacctcgaccaaaccagctctgcaagagatcctaaagggactgctttaaggaagggaaggaaaagagagagagagagagagagagagagaggaacacacgtacataaaagaaaatgaataagtacctatcaataataaccttaaatgtaaatggattaaatgtgccaatcaaaagacatagaatagctgaatggataagaaaaaatgacccacatatatgctgtctacaagagactcacctcaggataaaagaccagcacaggctgaaagtgaagggctgggaacaaatcctccaagcaaatggacaggaaaaaaaagccagggtggcaatactcatatcacacaaaacagacttccaaaaaaggtccataaagagagacccagaaggtcacttcataatactcaagggaagaatccaccaagaagacataaatattgtaaatacatatgcacccaacataggagcacccaaatacataaagaaaaccttagaggatttcaagaaagatatggacagcaacacaattatagtgggggattttaacaccccgctatcaaaaatggacagatcttccaaacaaaataccaacaaagacattgtggcattgaacaatacccttgaggaaatggactttactgatatatacagagccctccatccaaaagaagctaaatatacattcttttcaaatgtacatggaacattctcaaagatagaccacatgataggacacaaaacaagcctcaacaatttcaagaaaattgaaatcataccaagcattttctcagaccacaagggactgaagctagaaacgaaacccaagaaaaaaaaaccaaaaacactcaaaatcatggagattaaatagcatgctattaaacaatgaatgggtcaagaatgatattagggaagaaatcaaaaggtttctggaaacaaatgaaaacgaactcacaacaacccaaaacttatgggacacagccaaggcagtcctgagagggaagttcatagcgatacaggcccacctaaaaaggttagaaacattccaaacaaacaacctaaccctacgtctacaagaacttgagggacaacaacaaaggcagcccagagcaagcagaaggaaggaaataagcaagatcagagcagaattaaatgacatagagactaaaagcacaattctaaggatcaatgaatccaagagctggttctttgaaaagataaaccaaatcgacaagcctttaagcagactcatcaagaaaaaaagagagaagacccaaataaacacaatcagaaatgaaagaggagagattacaacagataccacagaaattcaaaggattgtaagaaattactacaaagaactgtatgccaagaaatgtgaaaacctaggtgaaatggacaactttctagaaaaaatataatcttccaaaactcaatgaaaaagaagcagaaagcctgaacagaccaataacaacaaaagaaattgaagcagtaatcaaaaagctcccaacgcacaaaagccctggaccagatggtttcacaggagaattctacaaagcatttaaggaagagctaacccctatccttcacagactattccaaaaaatccaaaaagatgggagtctcccaaactctttttatggggccaacatcatcttaattccaaaaccaaataaagacacaacaaagaaagaaaacttcaggccaatatcactcatgaacatagatgctaaaatcctcaacaaaatattagcaaaccacatccaacaatacatctaaaaggtcatacaccaagaccaagtgggattcatcccagggatgcaaggctgctgcaatattcgcaaatcaataaatgtaatacatcacataaacataaacaaaaacaaaggcaaaaatcacatgatcatatcagtagatgggGGAAAacgcatttgataagatacagcacccatttatgatgaaaactcttgaaaaagtgggaatagagagaacattcctcaacaaaataaaggccatatatgagagacatacagccaacatcatactcaatgggcaaaaactaaaagctttctcactaagatgaggaacaagacaaggatacccactttcaccacttctattcaatatggtattggaagtcctagccactgcgataagacaagaagaagaaatgcatccaaactgaaaaggaaCAAGCACACTGTcattgcagatgacattatagtgtacatagaaaatcctatagactccaccaaaaaactactcaacctaataagtggatttggcaaaacagcaagttACAAAGtcgatattcagaaatcaaaggcatttttgtacaccaaaaatgaaatattagaaagagaaatcaggaaaaaatacattcaatacagtaacaagaaaaataaagtacctaagaataaacctaaccaaggagggaAAAGACATGTACTCGGAAAACACACttcactgaagaaagacattaaggaagatacaaacaaatggaagcatgtaccatgttcatggactggaagaattcacataatcaaaatgtccatactacccaaagcaacttatagattcaatgaaatccctattaaagtaccaatgacatatttcacagatgttgaacgaatatttcaataatttatatggaaccataaatgattcTGAATAGctacagaaattttgagaaagaagaacaaagtaggaggggtcactatgcttgatattaaactgtattatgATGCCACTGTAATCACAGCatgtactggcataagagcagacacataggccaatggaacagaacagagagcccagaaacaagccCCAGTctttatggtaaattaatatttaacaaaatgggcaaaagcataaaatggagtgaaaaccacctcttcaacaaatggtcttgggagatctgtacagctacatgccaaaaaaaaaaaaaatgaaactggatcaccaacttacaccatatgcaaatacaaattcaaggtgcataaaagcTTAAGTAtcagttgtgacaccataaacgTCCTGCAGAAAAACATCAGCACATAAATCTCacatatttcatgcagcaatattttcagtgatatTTCCCCTAGTACCAGGGACATCAAGGAaggaataagcaaatgggatctcACCATTTGcttaaataaaaagcttctgtagggccaaagaaaacagcattaaaatgaaaaagagaaacaacctCAGAGGCAAAtgtatttaccaatgatacctcagacaagggtatgatctccaaaatatataaggaactcacaagACTcaactccaagaagacaaacaatctaaggaaaaaaatgggtggaggatttgaacagacacttctgttcAAGGAGGTAATACAGAAGGCATAGAGtcatatgcaaagatgctcagcatcactagccatcagagagatgcaaattaaaaccacaatgagatagcacttcacaccagtgagaatggccaacataaacaaatcaacaaacagcaagtgctggagagtatgtggagataagggaaccctagtggcctcttggtgggaatgcagactggtgcagccactgtggaaaatcgtatggaatttcctcagaaaactaaaaatagaactgcctcttgacctggcagttccactgctgggattataccctaagaaccctgaaacaccaatccaaaagaacctctgcaccccaatgttcatagcagcacaatttacaatacctaagtgcaggaagcaacctaagtgcccctcagtaaatgagtggatcaaaaaactatggtacatttacacaatggaatgaaatgcagcagaaagaaaaaaggagcacctgccatttgtgacagcatggatggaactggagagcagtatgctaagtgaagtaagccaggcagtaaaagacaaatactcacctttaagtggaacctaatcaacaaaacaaacaagcaagcaaaatatcaccagaaacattgaaattaaaaaatgaacttacataccagaggggagaggggaggggataatgggggcagggaaaggatgaagggtttacaggaacaagtataaaggacacatggacaaaaactagggggagggtggtcatggaagggaagtggggagggatgggtgggtgggctggagtgggagtgaaagggagaaaactgtacttgaactatgattaaaataattttttttaaagatttatttatttttagagagggaagggggggagagagagagagagagaaacatcaatgtgtggttgctgggggtcatggcctgcaacccaggaatgtaccctggctgggaatcgaacctgggacactttggttcccagcccacgctcaatccactgagctacgccagccagggctattaaaataaaattttttaaaaaaggacacatggaccaaaacaaggtggggtggaaacagaagagtgaggtggggatggctagggtggtggggaggagtggggggaaatggcagaaaatagtacttgaaaaaaaaataaattcaaaagtatttaataaaataaaataaaataaaataaaataaaataaaaactggaaactcaaatatatatagatatattaccagagacattgaaattaagagcaatctgaaagtaaccagaggggtgtgTGAGGGGATAAAGTagtggtggggagaagggttttcaggaataactgtaaaggacacatggacagaaccaAGAGAGGGTGGGATCAGGGGTCGGTAGTGGGGATGGCTGCAGTTgcggggaggtggtggagggagctctctgtacttgaagaacaatgaaagaagaaaaaaagaaaaataataataaaatcatctcttttttcttgagaATGGCTCTTTTATTCTAGTTTCATTACAtgtctagtaatttttatttacttatttatttttttgatgtctaataatttttattgattcctAGACATTTGAATATTGTATTATGGAAACTTTggattttgggttttttcttcaaaaaatctTGGGGTTTTGTGGGTATACTTGTTCATTTCAGCAGGCACAAAACTTGGCTGAAATCAAAGTAAAAACTCTTTCTTTGTGGCAATCACTCAAATCTCAGTTTAATTCTTTATCCTTAGCTGGACCCCATTTCATACATGAGTGATTC is a window of Phyllostomus discolor isolate MPI-MPIP mPhyDis1 chromosome 8, mPhyDis1.pri.v3, whole genome shotgun sequence DNA encoding:
- the LOC114503922 gene encoding LOW QUALITY PROTEIN: olfactory receptor 1A1-like (The sequence of the model RefSeq protein was modified relative to this genomic sequence to represent the inferred CDS: deleted 1 base in 1 codon) is translated as MRGDNRSSTLDFILLGVSRQQEQEDFFFILFPFIYPITLIGNLLIILAIRSDIRLHNPMYFLLANLSFVDIFFSSVTIPKMLANHLLGTKAISFGGCLTQMYFMIALGNTDSYILAAMAYDRAAAISRPLHYTTNMSLRTCVLLAIVSWFIGNLNALPHTLLTASLSFCGNQEVANFYCDITPLLKLSCSDIHFNVKMMYLGAAVFSVPLLCIIISYVQVFATVLHVLSTKGVLRAFSTCGSHLTVVSLYYGTVMGMYFHPLTSYSLKDAVITVMYIAVTPVLNPFIYSLRNQDMKLFSKRISV